A portion of the Chlamydia avium 10DC88 genome contains these proteins:
- a CDS encoding haloacid dehalogenase-like hydrolase, producing the protein MRQSCIYAFDLDGTLLRGTSSIGFYRYALQRGVFSYKTLPSCCLYFFCFSTFLDLSAFYSRIVSSLLSKVPFADLVSVAWDFSKKLCQKDFYSPTMEKFYEALDDPLGEVMIFSSSPDFIVGPIAQKLGANMWYASYFQGFSERQMVENQCLTGDNKARILSYLKKIGRARSHTFSDSIVDLPFLLLGEEKTVVRPRGRLRKMAKKYYWNII; encoded by the coding sequence ATGAGACAATCTTGTATATATGCTTTTGATTTAGATGGTACGTTGCTTAGAGGAACAAGCAGTATAGGGTTTTATAGATATGCACTACAGCGAGGTGTTTTTTCTTACAAAACGTTGCCTTCCTGTTGCCTGTACTTTTTTTGTTTTTCAACATTTTTAGATTTATCTGCCTTTTATTCGCGTATTGTTTCTTCATTGCTTTCTAAAGTTCCTTTCGCAGATCTTGTTTCTGTTGCTTGGGATTTTTCTAAAAAATTATGTCAAAAAGATTTTTACTCCCCAACAATGGAAAAATTTTATGAAGCTTTGGATGATCCTCTTGGAGAGGTAATGATTTTTTCCTCGTCTCCTGATTTTATTGTAGGACCCATAGCCCAAAAATTAGGGGCAAATATGTGGTATGCTTCTTATTTTCAAGGATTTTCTGAAAGGCAAATGGTTGAAAATCAATGCTTAACCGGAGATAATAAAGCACGGATTCTTAGTTACCTAAAGAAAATAGGCCGAGCAAGGAGCCATACATTTTCAGACAGCATTGTTGATCTTCCTTTTCTGCTTTTAGGAGAGGAAAAGACTGTAGTGCGTCCCAGAGGGAGACTGAGAAAGATGGCTAAAAAGTATTATTGGAATATCATTTAA
- the miaA gene encoding tRNA (adenosine(37)-N6)-dimethylallyltransferase MiaA, which produces MRIPEFQADDVAVGCDVCLDPQKSFIKLFKRTVILLAGPTGSGKTTVSLCLAPMIDGEIISVDSMQVYRGMDIGTAKVSLKDRERIPHHLIDICHIQEPFNVVDFYYQAIHACQSILARNKVPILVGGSGFYFHTFLSGVPQGPPADRVLREQLSQYAQDHGIECLYESLCNKDPKYACTITKNDRNKVIRALEIIHLTGKKVSDHHWNSKLPESREYYFRGWFLSPPQDILHANIHYRCHRMLEEDLLGEVQQLLQQGIRENTSASRAIGYREWIEFFDRGSLQENYEVTKQKFITNTWQYTKKQRTWFKRYPIFRELPTLGMSAEEIAQKIAEDYFLHG; this is translated from the coding sequence ATGCGTATTCCTGAATTTCAAGCAGACGATGTTGCCGTAGGATGTGATGTTTGTTTAGATCCTCAAAAGTCATTCATAAAGTTATTTAAACGGACAGTAATTTTACTTGCAGGGCCTACAGGATCAGGGAAAACCACAGTTTCTCTATGCCTAGCTCCCATGATTGATGGAGAAATTATATCTGTTGATTCCATGCAAGTGTATCGAGGAATGGACATTGGCACAGCAAAAGTATCTTTAAAAGATAGAGAGAGAATCCCTCATCATTTAATTGATATTTGTCATATCCAAGAACCATTTAATGTTGTTGATTTTTACTATCAAGCTATACACGCTTGCCAAAGCATCTTAGCAAGAAATAAAGTCCCTATTCTTGTAGGGGGATCAGGATTTTATTTTCATACGTTTCTCTCTGGAGTTCCTCAAGGTCCTCCTGCAGATAGGGTATTGAGAGAGCAATTATCTCAGTATGCCCAAGATCATGGTATAGAATGCTTATACGAAAGTCTTTGTAATAAAGATCCAAAATATGCATGCACAATTACGAAAAATGATAGGAATAAAGTTATTCGTGCATTGGAAATTATCCATCTTACAGGGAAAAAGGTATCAGATCATCATTGGAATTCTAAATTGCCAGAATCCAGAGAATATTATTTTCGTGGATGGTTTCTTTCCCCTCCCCAAGATATATTGCATGCCAATATCCATTATCGATGTCATAGAATGCTTGAAGAAGATTTACTTGGTGAAGTACAGCAATTATTACAACAGGGAATACGAGAAAATACTTCAGCATCTCGCGCTATAGGTTATAGAGAATGGATAGAGTTTTTCGATCGTGGATCTTTGCAAGAAAATTATGAGGTTACAAAACAAAAGTTTATAACGAATACTTGGCAATATACTAAAAAACAAAGAACGTGGTTTAAACGTTATCCTATATTTCGTGAACTTCCTACCCTAGGAATGTCTGCTGAAGAAATTGCTCAGAAAATTGCTGAAGATTACTTTTTACATGGATGA
- the mqnC gene encoding cyclic dehypoxanthinyl futalosine synthase — protein sequence MCAFPRISFNEGLELFRKSPLKDLQEIANSIRKQRYPDDRVTYVLDANPNYTNICKIDCSFCAFYRKPHSPDAYLLSFQEFSSLLHRYVGLGVKTVLLQGGVHPKIGIDYLEELVKITVRDFPQIHPHFFSAVEISHAARVSGISDEEALIRLWDAGQRTIPGGGAEILSEKVRKVISPKKMGPNGWIQFHKLAHHLGFRTTATMMFGHIETAEDILIHLDTLRQAQDENPGFYSFIPWSYKPGNTALGRKISHFAPPEMYYRILALSRIFLDNFDHIAASWFGEGKENGVRGLHYGADDFGGTIIDESVHKCTGWTIQSSEKEIRELITSEGFIPMERNTFYTTLSHPCKK from the coding sequence ATGTGTGCTTTCCCTAGAATCTCTTTTAATGAAGGACTGGAGCTATTTAGAAAAAGTCCCTTAAAAGACCTCCAAGAGATCGCGAACTCTATACGCAAACAACGCTATCCTGATGATAGAGTAACTTATGTTTTAGATGCCAATCCTAATTATACAAATATTTGTAAAATTGATTGTTCATTTTGTGCCTTCTATCGTAAGCCTCACTCCCCTGATGCCTATCTTCTTTCTTTTCAAGAATTTTCTTCTTTGTTGCATCGCTATGTAGGGTTAGGTGTGAAAACAGTTCTCCTCCAAGGAGGAGTTCATCCAAAGATTGGTATTGATTACCTTGAGGAACTTGTAAAAATTACCGTTCGGGATTTCCCTCAAATCCATCCTCATTTTTTCTCAGCTGTAGAGATTTCTCACGCTGCTCGTGTATCAGGAATTAGCGACGAAGAGGCTTTAATTCGACTTTGGGATGCGGGGCAAAGGACAATTCCTGGGGGTGGTGCTGAGATTCTTTCTGAAAAAGTCCGCAAAGTTATATCTCCTAAAAAAATGGGACCTAATGGATGGATACAATTCCATAAGTTAGCTCATCATTTAGGGTTCCGCACTACAGCAACAATGATGTTCGGTCATATAGAGACTGCTGAAGACATCTTAATACATCTGGATACTTTAAGACAGGCTCAAGATGAGAACCCAGGATTTTATAGCTTCATCCCCTGGAGTTATAAGCCAGGGAATACAGCTTTAGGGCGTAAAATCTCGCACTTTGCTCCACCTGAAATGTATTATCGTATTCTTGCGTTATCACGTATTTTCTTAGATAATTTTGATCATATAGCTGCCTCTTGGTTTGGTGAAGGCAAAGAAAATGGAGTTCGTGGTCTACACTATGGGGCAGATGATTTTGGTGGAACGATTATTGATGAAAGTGTGCACAAATGCACAGGATGGACAATTCAAAGCTCAGAAAAAGAGATACGAGAGCTTATCACTTCAGAAGGATTTATCCCCATGGAAAGAAACACATTTTATACTACTCTTTCTCATCCATGTAAAAAGTAA
- a CDS encoding STAS domain-containing protein — protein sequence MDWLVKQYGGILVVTLNGDLDAVSVPHTEAFLESKLQEGKNKIVLNLQNVFYMSSAGIRLIFSIAKLAQSYQGLVCLCCAQDNVAEVLKIAGVNQVLPVCHSEQECFSRF from the coding sequence ATGGATTGGTTAGTTAAACAGTATGGAGGTATTCTTGTTGTTACATTAAATGGGGATTTGGATGCTGTTTCTGTACCACATACAGAAGCATTTCTAGAAAGTAAACTTCAAGAAGGTAAGAATAAAATTGTATTAAACTTACAAAATGTCTTTTATATGAGCAGCGCAGGTATCCGTCTGATATTCTCCATAGCAAAATTGGCACAATCTTATCAGGGCCTTGTATGCTTATGCTGTGCTCAAGATAATGTTGCAGAAGTTCTTAAGATCGCAGGAGTCAATCAGGTATTGCCTGTATGTCATTCGGAACAAGAATGTTTCTCTAGATTTTAA